From the genome of Peptoniphilus sp. ING2-D1G:
ATTTCATTTAAATTAAGAGATGAAAGTATCCCTATACCAACTTTAGGACCTATAGAGCTTACAGTTGTCAATAAATCAAACAAGTCCCTGTATTGTTCATCTAAAAATCCATATAGTGTAGCTGAATCTTCTCTTAATATGAGCCTTGTATAGATTTTAATTTCTTCTCCTGTCATCAATTCCCTTATTTGATTTTCCGACATGTTCACAAGGTAGCCTATGTTTCCACATTCCAAAATAATATATTTTAAACTTATTTTAGCAATTGTGCCCTTTAAAAAATCTATCATTTCACTTCATCCTATATAAATCTTTATTCTTTAAACACAGTGCATGGATAATTGCAACTGCTAAAGCATCTGCCGCATCGTCAGGTCTGGGTATTTCTTGCAGGTTCAGTATCATTTTTACCATTTCTTGAATTTGGTGCTTTTCAGCCCTTCCATATCCGACAACAGCTTGTTTAATTTGAAGAGGAGTGTATTCGTAAAGTTCCTCATTATACATTTTTGAAGTCAATATGAGAACCCCTCTTGCATGTGCAACATTTAATGCCGTCTTCACATTTTTGTTAAAAAATAATTCTTCAAAAGCTATATCGTCGGGAGAATATTTATTTATTAAGTTATCCAGATCTCTGTGTATTTTCAACAATCTGTCGGGAAAATTCATACTTGGTTCAGTTTTTATTATTCCATAATCCAAAGCGCTATATTTATTTCCCATTATTTCTATTACCCCATAGCCTATTGTGGCGAGTCCGGGATCAATTCCTAAAATTATCATAATCTTAAAAAAACTAAGAAAGATTTTTCTTAGTTTTTATTTATACCTCTTCATTACTTTATCATTTATACCGTTCCAAAAAGCGTTTTCAAAAACCCTCATGGCATCTCTATATAAAAACTTAACAATTTTAATATTTAGTCCCAGTAATTCTTTCCTGGTCAAGTAAGAATTTACCTCTTTAAACTTTTCCTGATTTTCGTCATCATCCTTAAGGTCAAAGTTTAAAATAAGTTGCTTGTCTAAGTAATCGTTTAGTTTAAATATCTTTCTTTTTAGAAACTTAATATTGAACTTAAATACAGAATTATAAATATATGATTTCACTTTATTGTCTTTTCTTAAATCGTTGATTATGCTCTGCTTTAAATTTAAAATCTCACTGTTTTTTATCTCATAATTAAAAAGTTTTTTTCGTATATAAAGTTCTTCCAAGCTAATGTACTTAAAGGTTAGAATCTCCAATCTATTGGCTGACTTTAATGAATTTACGCCCGCCTTATATCCTTCTAAATATAAAAAAAGTTCAAATCTGTTAATATCAGAATATATGAGTTCAGATAAATTATAGGAAATTAACTCTTTGCCCTCTTTATCTTTTAAAAACTTGAGAATATCTTTCTTCAGGTGTTTTAAAGATATGTATGCAGGATTAATATTTTCAACCTTATCTTCTATTTCGTATATATTTAAAAGAATATTTAGTGATTCTGTATCATTGTCATAAAGAAACCTTTCAGTTAAAAACTTCTTTATATCTTTAAAACAATATTCATTATTACTGTTTTTTTTACCTTTAGACATAGCTTCCATTAAATAATCCTCCATTAAGTAAATTATATTATACTATAAATATTTACAAATGTGAAAGACTAATTAACTTTTGTAATTTATTTATAATAATGTAATATTATTTTTCTTTGCAAAATCTATAGTTGCCTCATCCCATACAGATGCTTGAACCTCGCCAATATGGCGCTTTTCTAAGAAAAACATACACAATCTCGACTGTCCAATTCCTCCACCTATTGTAAAGGGTAATTTCCCATTTATGACGTCTTGATGAAATTGCATTTTAAGTTTTTCCTCTTGATGCAAATGTTTGATTTGACTGTTGAGCGAATCTTTATCTACTCTTATGCCCATGGAAGATAATTCAAGCGCATCATCCAATACAGGATTGTAAAACAGTATATCGCCATTTAAATCCCAATCGTCATAATCAGCACTTCTTTTGTCGTGAGGTATGCCGTTGGATAGCTCTTTGCCTATTCGCATGATAAATACAGCCCTTTTTTCTTTACAAATCGCTCTTTCTCTCCCCTTAGCGTCCATATCTGGATACATATTAAGCAACTCTTGAGAATCTACAAAAAATATTTCATCAGGTAACTTCTTGCTAAGTGCATGAGGATAGACTTGATTTATATATTCTTCAGATCTTTTAAAAGCTTCATAAATTTCTTTTACCACAGTTTTCAAGTAATTTTCATTTCTATCTTCTTTTTTTATTATTTTTTCCCAATCCCACTGATCCACATACAGGGAATGAATCTCGTCTAATTCTTCATTAGGTCTGATGGCGTTCATATCCGTATATAGACCTTCATAGCATTTAAACCCGTATTCATAAAGAGCGTTTCTTTTCCATTTCGCTAAGGATTGTACAATTTCTATGTTTATTTTATAATTTTTTGTTTTGAAATGAACGGCCTTTTCTCCTTCGCCCAAATTATCATTTAGTCCAGTTTCAGGTCTAACCATAATTGGAGCTGTGACTCTTGCCAAGTTCAGTGTGTTTGACAAATCCCTTTGGAAATAGTCTTTTAAAGATTTAATAGCCATCTGCGTTTCTTTCAAATTTAATTTTGTTACCTCAGAATTATTTCTCATTTTCTCCCCCAAATTTTAAAATAAAGAATAGCTTATGTAAATTCATTATGAAGATATTGTATAAATATTTTGTAGCATAATAAAAAAATCTCTCCTTTGAGAGATTTTAATATAGATATAATCAAATAAATTGATATTGCATTTCTTCTGAATAATCCAATATTGTCTCAATTATAAAGCAAGTTATTTCCTTACTTAACTCAAAAGCATAGTTTAAATCATTTTCAAAACAGCTTCCTGCCTCTAAATAATCATCTATTATCTTATTAATATACTCACTAACTCTCGTATTTAAACTTCTATTGCTGTCATCATATATATTCAGTTTTTCTATATCTAAGTTTAAATTCTTAAAGCTGTGAATAAGAGCATATTCTGCGAGATCCGATTCATATTTTATGTGACTTTTCATGTCATTTAAAAAAGTCATTCTGTGAGCGTGAGGATAACATGTGTAGTCACATAAATAATGTGAAATTATGCCTATTTTTCTACTCAAATACCTTATTACAAGACTATCCTCGGCATTAATCAAATCAGAATATCTACAAAGATATATTAAAGAAATAATTTCTCGTACTATATAGTTAAGGCTTTCATCCTTATAATGTCTTATTAATTTATAATAGGGTAGTACGTCCGGTGCAACCGAACCCCACTCCAATTTACTTATATTTAGTTCAATACCATATTTTTTTAGTATCACTTGATGAATGTTGTTTGCAACTAATTTATGAGTTTGTGCTAAAATATCCAACACCCCTTATTAAACTATAGTATAAGTCTATAATACACTATTTACTTTGTCAATATTTTAAAAGTAAAATCATTATTGATTGTGTATATTATCTTTTAAAATATCTGAAATTATATTCCAAACAT
Proteins encoded in this window:
- a CDS encoding Crossover junction endodeoxyribonuclease RuvC (Nuclease that resolves Holliday junction intermediates in genetic recombination. Cleaves the cruciform structure in supercoiled DNA by nicking to strands with the same polarity at sites symmetrically opposed at the junction in the homologous arms and leaves a 5'-terminal phosphate and a 3'-terminal hydroxyl group; High confidence in function and specificity), producing the protein MIILGIDPGLATIGYGVIEIMGNKYSALDYGIIKTEPSMNFPDRLLKIHRDLDNLINKYSPDDIAFEELFFNKNVKTALNVAHARGVLILTSKMYNEELYEYTPLQIKQAVVGYGRAEKHQIQEMVKMILNLQEIPRPDDAADALAVAIIHALCLKNKDLYRMK
- the asnA gene encoding Aspartate-ammonia ligase (ATP + L-aspartate + NH3 = AMP + diphosphate + L-asparagine; High confidence in function and specificity), whose amino-acid sequence is MRNNSEVTKLNLKETQMAIKSLKDYFQRDLSNTLNLARVTAPIMVRPETGLNDNLGEGEKAVHFKTKNYKINIEIVQSLAKWKRNALYEYGFKCYEGLYTDMNAIRPNEELDEIHSLYVDQWDWEKIIKKEDRNENYLKTVVKEIYEAFKRSEEYINQVYPHALSKKLPDEIFFVDSQELLNMYPDMDAKGRERAICKEKRAVFIMRIGKELSNGIPHDKRSADYDDWDLNGDILFYNPVLDDALELSSMGIRVDKDSLNSQIKHLHQEEKLKMQFHQDVINGKLPFTIGGGIGQSRLCMFFLEKRHIGEVQASVWDEATIDFAKKNNITLL
- a CDS encoding hypothetical protein (High confidence in function and specificity) codes for the protein MEAMSKGKKNSNNEYCFKDIKKFLTERFLYDNDTESLNILLNIYEIEDKVENINPAYISLKHLKKDILKFLKDKEGKELISYNLSELIYSDINRFELFLYLEGYKAGVNSLKSANRLEILTFKYISLEELYIRKKLFNYEIKNSEILNLKQSIINDLRKDNKVKSYIYNSVFKFNIKFLKRKIFKLNDYLDKQLILNFDLKDDDENQEKFKEVNSYLTRKELLGLNIKIVKFLYRDAMRVFENAFWNGINDKVMKRYK
- a CDS encoding hypothetical protein (High confidence in function and specificity); the encoded protein is MLDILAQTHKLVANNIHQVILKKYGIELNISKLEWGSVAPDVLPYYKLIRHYKDESLNYIVREIISLIYLCRYSDLINAEDSLVIRYLSRKIGIISHYLCDYTCYPHAHRMTFLNDMKSHIKYESDLAEYALIHSFKNLNLDIEKLNIYDDSNRSLNTRVSEYINKIIDDYLEAGSCFENDLNYAFELSKEITCFIIETILDYSEEMQYQFI